ACCTATTTCAAAAATACGCCGCCCAATCTATTGATTGGGCGGCGTTTAACTTTGATTATCCAGAAGTTGCAATCAGCCGACTGCAGCAGCAGCGCGGTCGAAGTAGGTGCCAACTTCGGACATCAGGGCGGAGCAATCGCCAGGGGTGATGCCGTTGCGATCGTTAGCGATCGAGATAGCAGCGTCCTTCATTTTGCGAACGCCTTCTGCCACGGAAGCGCCAGGAACGCCGAGGGCGAGGTAGGTCTCACGCAGGCCGTTGAGGCAGCGGTCTTCCAGCACGGAAGCATCGCCAGTGAAAACGGCGTAGGTGACGTAGCGGAGGATGATCTCCATGTCGCGCAGGCAAGCAGCCATGCGGCGATGGGTGTAAGCGTTGCCGCCAGGAGCGATCAAGGCGGGCTGCTGATCGAAGAGATCGCGAGCAGCGTTGGTAACGATGGCAGAAGCGTTGGAGGTGATGCGGTTCACCGTGTCCATGCGCTTGTTGCTTTCGGCAACCATCGATGCGAGGGCATCGATCTGGCCGGCGTTGATGAATTCGCCACGGGCATCAGCCTGGGCAACAACCTTGGTGAAGGCGTCGAACATTGGAGCTCTGTTATGGAACTTCGCTTTCGAACCTTAGATAGGCCACCGAGCACCCCGCGAGCTCCTAGAACCAAGGCTGCTGCAGCGATAGGGATGGCGTCGACAGGCCAGGAAGTGCTCGATTGGCACGAGCTCGAACGCCTCGGTGCGTCCCCAGCCGATCCAGTCAACGGTCCCACCAGCGCCCAGGCCCGGCTGCGTTTGTTTGGCCAGCCGGAGGAGGCAGTGCGGGTCACCCTGTTCCGCGACCACCATGCCTGGTGCCCCTACTGCCAGAAGGTTTGGCTCTGGCTGGAAGAAAGGCGGGTGCCCTACCGGGTGCGCAAGGTCACGATGTTTTGCTACGGCGAAAAGGAGGCTTGGTTCAAACGGCTGGTGCCTTCGGGGATGTTGCCGGCGCTT
This genomic window from Cyanobium sp. Tous-M-B4 contains:
- a CDS encoding phycocyanin subunit beta, with amino-acid sequence MFDAFTKVVAQADARGEFINAGQIDALASMVAESNKRMDTVNRITSNASAIVTNAARDLFDQQPALIAPGGNAYTHRRMAACLRDMEIILRYVTYAVFTGDASVLEDRCLNGLRETYLALGVPGASVAEGVRKMKDAAISIANDRNGITPGDCSALMSEVGTYFDRAAAAVG